In the genome of Paenibacillus sp. FSL R5-0766, one region contains:
- a CDS encoding class II aldolase/adducin family protein produces MSEQQVREELTKYARRAVAQGLVVGPGGNLSARSGGTMLLSPSGYALEDLEPDEWIAIDIETGATSAGSTRPSSEVLMHLYSYRVNPDIQAIVHTHPAYTIALSLVFDELPHLFPDQSALVGDIGFVPYVLPTTKQLAEAVSAKVEEHTALILVNHGLVTTGKNLREAYYRTQVVEESAKVYMIAKAAGEPKVLTAEEYKEIQSLESEAYRVQLLQQLKS; encoded by the coding sequence ATGTCTGAACAACAAGTAAGGGAAGAGTTAACGAAGTATGCTCGGAGAGCAGTTGCTCAAGGACTGGTGGTAGGACCCGGTGGGAATCTGAGCGCTCGCTCTGGGGGAACGATGTTGTTGTCTCCGAGCGGTTATGCACTTGAAGACCTGGAACCGGACGAGTGGATCGCTATTGATATCGAGACAGGGGCGACTAGCGCGGGATCAACACGTCCGTCTTCCGAAGTATTAATGCATCTGTATAGTTATCGTGTGAATCCTGATATCCAAGCCATTGTGCATACGCACCCGGCATATACGATCGCACTTAGTCTCGTTTTCGATGAATTGCCACACTTGTTTCCTGATCAGTCCGCTTTGGTAGGTGATATCGGATTTGTTCCATATGTTTTGCCAACGACGAAACAACTTGCCGAAGCAGTCTCAGCAAAGGTAGAAGAACATACGGCACTCATTCTCGTCAATCACGGATTGGTCACAACGGGTAAAAACCTCCGCGAAGCCTATTACCGCACTCAGGTGGTGGAAGAAAGCGCGAAGGTATATATGATCGCCAAAGCAGCCGGGGAACCCAAAGTGTTAACTGCTGAAGAATATAAGGAAATTCAATCCCTTGAAAGTGAAGCCTATCGTGTACAGTTGTTGCAACAACTCAAGTCTTAA
- a CDS encoding rhamnulokinase family protein, giving the protein MGNQATHVLAADYGAGSGRVVRGSFDGNRLSLQEVHRFNNEPVQLGDGLYWDFLRLFHELKQGIVKGTQGISPSVRSIAVDTWGVDYGLVDGAGRLYSNPRHYREARNAQWMEEVLHMVKEEELYAMSGVLPQQINTVFQLLGSVREQAEVLRPDVRMLFMPDLFHYYLSGQQACEYTIASTSGLLHAGEARWNEHLIGRLGIPETLFPKLVQPGTVLGNLTNELCAELQTGPMQVVSVGSHDTASALAAIPAMDSDFAFISCGTWSLMGVERDTPVLDDRSRALGFTNEGTVSGKVRTLKNRSGLWLLQECKRQWERENQPLTHEELIQLATLAAPHQSYVSPGDGVYLAPGNMAERIRQQCSLTGQTVPETTGAIVRCILESLALEFRQTLDELQLVTGTRPRVIHMVGGGVHNRLLCQFTANAAGVPVVAGPAEATSAGNCMLQFLAHGEVSSLAEVREVMAASFSPEIYEPEDTELWQEAYENYQSLNQIKR; this is encoded by the coding sequence ATGGGCAATCAAGCAACACATGTGCTTGCTGCCGATTACGGCGCTGGGAGTGGACGCGTAGTCCGGGGTTCATTTGATGGAAACAGACTCTCGTTACAAGAAGTGCATCGATTCAACAATGAACCCGTGCAGCTGGGCGACGGACTGTATTGGGATTTCTTGCGACTTTTTCATGAATTAAAACAAGGCATTGTGAAAGGGACGCAAGGCATCTCTCCATCGGTCCGTTCTATAGCTGTGGATACGTGGGGAGTGGACTATGGACTGGTGGATGGTGCGGGAAGGTTGTACTCGAACCCACGACACTATCGGGAAGCACGCAATGCACAGTGGATGGAAGAAGTTCTGCACATGGTGAAAGAAGAAGAACTGTATGCCATGTCCGGCGTTTTACCGCAGCAGATCAATACAGTTTTTCAACTGCTAGGCAGTGTACGAGAGCAGGCCGAAGTTTTGCGTCCGGATGTGCGCATGTTATTTATGCCGGATTTATTTCACTATTATCTATCTGGTCAGCAGGCTTGTGAGTATACGATTGCAAGTACCAGTGGGCTGTTGCATGCAGGCGAGGCACGTTGGAATGAACATCTGATCGGGCGTCTCGGTATACCGGAAACATTATTTCCAAAACTCGTTCAACCGGGCACCGTGCTGGGCAATTTAACGAATGAGTTGTGCGCCGAGTTACAGACTGGACCGATGCAGGTAGTCTCTGTGGGATCACATGATACGGCATCTGCCTTGGCAGCGATTCCTGCGATGGATTCGGATTTTGCTTTTATCAGCTGTGGTACCTGGTCTCTTATGGGGGTGGAGCGTGATACACCTGTATTGGATGACCGAAGTCGTGCATTGGGATTTACCAATGAAGGGACGGTAAGTGGAAAAGTACGCACCCTGAAAAATCGTTCAGGCTTATGGCTGCTACAGGAATGCAAACGGCAATGGGAGCGGGAGAATCAACCTCTTACACATGAAGAACTGATTCAATTGGCTACCTTGGCAGCGCCGCATCAAAGTTATGTATCGCCGGGAGATGGCGTATATTTGGCCCCAGGGAATATGGCTGAACGAATACGGCAACAATGCAGTCTCACCGGACAGACTGTGCCTGAAACGACTGGAGCGATTGTACGCTGCATTCTGGAAAGTCTTGCACTGGAATTCAGACAGACGCTGGATGAACTGCAGTTGGTTACAGGTACAAGACCTCGTGTCATTCATATGGTTGGTGGTGGTGTACACAATCGACTATTATGCCAGTTTACAGCCAATGCAGCCGGTGTCCCGGTGGTGGCAGGCCCGGCAGAGGCGACTTCAGCAGGGAATTGCATGCTGCAATTCCTTGCGCATGGAGAAGTGAGTAGCTTGGCCGAGGTACGGGAGGTCATGGCTGCTTCCTTTTCCCCCGAGATCTATGAGCCTGAGGATACTGAGCTGTGGCAGGAAGCTTATGAAAACTACCAAAGTCTAAATCAAATCAAAAGGTAA
- a CDS encoding L-fucose isomerase: MTHQDYRYKQAFPKIGIRPTIDGRRKGVRESLEEQTMRMATSVAELLAAELRYPDGSAVECVVAETCIGGVAEAAAASELFSRSNVGVTITVTPCWCYGTETMDMSPSTPTAIWGFNGTERPGAVYLAAVLSAHAQKGIPAFGIYGEDVQDGGDTTIPEDVREKLLRFSRAGLAATTLKGQAYLSIGSVSMGIAGSIVNDSFFQEYLGMRNEYVDMSELTRRIEEEIYDPEEYKLALAWVKENCSEGPDNNAAHLQTDRKRKEYEWETVVKMTQIVRDLMAGNPRLAELGFTEESMGHHAIVSGFQGQRQWTDHSPNGDFLESILNSSFDWNGKRAPYLVATENDSLNGVSMLFGSLLTHTAQIFADVRTYWSPDSVQRVTGHQLEGNAKDGILHLINSGSAALDGTGQQSRDGKPVLKPFWEITDEEVQDCLKATSWRPASVEYFRGGGYSADFLTKGGMPVTMTRLNLVKGLGPVLQIAQGYTVDLPEDVHDTLDQRTDPTWPSTWFAPVLTGSGAFTSVYEVMNQWGANHGSISYGHIGADLITLASMLRIPVNMHNVPETEIFRPRAWGLFGTSEPESADYRACSVFGPLYR; this comes from the coding sequence ATGACACATCAGGATTATCGTTATAAACAGGCTTTCCCCAAGATTGGTATTCGTCCCACGATTGATGGAAGACGCAAAGGCGTTCGGGAGTCACTGGAAGAACAAACGATGCGGATGGCGACATCTGTTGCCGAGTTGCTTGCAGCAGAACTACGTTATCCTGACGGGTCCGCAGTGGAGTGTGTTGTGGCTGAGACCTGTATTGGCGGGGTGGCCGAGGCGGCCGCAGCATCAGAATTGTTCAGCCGTTCGAACGTTGGTGTAACGATCACCGTGACACCATGCTGGTGTTATGGTACGGAAACGATGGATATGTCGCCATCCACTCCAACAGCCATCTGGGGTTTTAACGGGACTGAACGTCCGGGTGCAGTCTATCTGGCAGCGGTACTTTCTGCTCATGCACAGAAGGGGATTCCTGCCTTTGGAATCTATGGAGAGGATGTTCAAGACGGAGGGGATACAACAATTCCCGAAGACGTGCGTGAGAAATTGCTCCGGTTCAGCCGTGCGGGTTTGGCAGCCACGACCTTGAAAGGGCAAGCGTATCTGTCCATTGGATCGGTATCCATGGGGATTGCAGGCTCGATTGTGAACGATTCATTTTTCCAGGAGTATCTGGGCATGCGCAACGAATATGTGGATATGAGCGAACTCACTCGTCGTATTGAAGAAGAAATCTACGATCCTGAGGAGTATAAGCTCGCGCTGGCTTGGGTGAAGGAGAATTGTAGCGAAGGTCCGGACAACAACGCTGCCCATCTGCAAACGGATCGTAAACGCAAAGAGTACGAATGGGAAACCGTTGTGAAAATGACCCAAATCGTGCGTGACTTGATGGCGGGCAACCCAAGATTGGCAGAGCTTGGTTTTACAGAGGAGTCGATGGGTCACCACGCGATTGTATCCGGCTTCCAGGGACAACGGCAGTGGACGGATCATTCTCCGAACGGAGATTTTCTGGAGTCGATATTAAACTCTTCCTTTGACTGGAATGGCAAACGTGCGCCTTATCTGGTTGCAACGGAGAATGACAGCCTGAACGGGGTATCGATGTTATTCGGTTCGTTACTCACGCATACGGCACAGATCTTTGCTGATGTGCGCACGTATTGGAGTCCGGATTCGGTACAGCGTGTGACGGGGCACCAGTTGGAAGGAAACGCAAAGGATGGCATTCTGCATCTAATCAACTCTGGTTCGGCAGCCTTGGATGGCACTGGACAACAGTCCAGAGATGGTAAGCCTGTACTCAAGCCATTCTGGGAAATTACAGATGAGGAAGTTCAGGACTGCCTGAAAGCAACATCGTGGAGACCGGCATCCGTAGAGTATTTCCGCGGGGGCGGCTATTCAGCGGATTTTCTGACCAAAGGCGGCATGCCTGTAACGATGACACGTCTGAATCTGGTCAAAGGACTGGGACCCGTGCTGCAAATCGCTCAGGGTTACACAGTCGATCTGCCTGAAGATGTGCATGATACGCTGGATCAGCGGACAGACCCAACCTGGCCATCCACCTGGTTTGCACCTGTTCTAACCGGATCGGGAGCGTTTACTTCCGTATACGAAGTCATGAATCAATGGGGAGCGAACCATGGGTCCATCTCATACGGACATATCGGTGCTGATCTGATCACCCTCGCTTCCATGCTTCGCATTCCGGTAAATATGCATAATGTACCTGAAACGGAAATTTTCCGTCCGCGTGCATGGGGATTGTTCGGCACAAGTGAGCCGGAGAGTGCAGACTACCGTGCTTGCAGTGTATTTGGCCCGTTGTATCGTTAA
- a CDS encoding LacI family DNA-binding transcriptional regulator: MITIYDIAKKANVSAMTVSKVINHTGRISSATRERVQQVIDELGYIPNSNARSLVLQRTQMLSLLITDITNPFYTTLARGAEDAAHLRGYRLLFGNSDEDYNKEKDYVDAILSTRVDGVLYAPAGDRSLPHLKQLQERHIPFVFLDRIVPGITSDIIAGDSREGAIELIRYLVQLGHRRIALVNGSSEVSTARLREEGYIAGLREAGADIDPELVLRTGYRDFSDEEGLDGLLSQPNQPTAIFAANNMLAIGVIRLLRKRGLRVPEDISVVCFDDLDLASAFDPFLTVAAQPAYDFGFQGVQMLIDRIEGKAPSEAQTVILPSELRIRASATTPREQK, from the coding sequence ATGATTACCATTTACGATATTGCCAAAAAAGCCAACGTCTCCGCCATGACGGTCTCCAAGGTCATTAATCATACAGGCCGCATAAGCTCCGCGACACGCGAACGTGTGCAACAGGTAATCGACGAACTGGGTTACATCCCGAACTCCAATGCACGCAGCCTTGTGCTTCAACGAACCCAGATGCTCTCCCTGCTTATTACGGATATTACCAACCCTTTTTATACAACACTGGCGCGTGGTGCTGAAGATGCAGCCCATCTTCGTGGGTACCGTCTTTTATTCGGCAATAGTGACGAGGATTATAATAAGGAAAAAGATTACGTGGATGCGATTCTATCTACTCGCGTGGATGGTGTACTCTATGCCCCAGCGGGAGATCGTTCTCTTCCTCATCTAAAACAACTGCAGGAACGTCACATTCCGTTTGTCTTTCTGGACCGCATCGTACCTGGCATTACGTCAGATATCATTGCAGGAGATAGCCGGGAAGGCGCGATTGAACTGATCCGATATCTGGTGCAACTGGGGCACCGGCGCATTGCACTGGTCAATGGTTCGTCGGAGGTTTCTACCGCCAGACTGCGGGAGGAAGGTTATATAGCGGGTTTACGTGAGGCCGGAGCTGATATCGATCCCGAGCTTGTGCTTCGAACCGGGTACCGGGATTTCAGCGATGAAGAGGGACTGGATGGACTACTCTCTCAACCGAATCAACCAACAGCCATTTTTGCCGCCAACAACATGCTGGCGATTGGGGTCATTCGGCTTTTGCGCAAACGAGGACTGCGTGTACCAGAAGACATTTCTGTTGTGTGCTTCGACGATCTGGATCTGGCTTCTGCTTTTGATCCTTTCCTAACTGTAGCTGCACAGCCAGCATATGACTTTGGGTTTCAGGGCGTACAGATGCTGATTGACCGGATTGAAGGCAAGGCACCTTCCGAAGCCCAAACCGTCATTCTACCGTCAGAACTGCGCATACGGGCTTCAGCCACTACCCCACGTGAGCAAAAATAG
- a CDS encoding NAD-dependent epimerase/dehydratase family protein has protein sequence MNKVLILGGTRFFGKRLVDHLLWEGKSQITVATRGKTDVDFGPEVNRIKMDREDPESLAEVAQTDMWDVVYDNICYSPDAAKAACEAFAGRTKRYVLTSTLSVYGDPRPGFKETDFDPYTYPLHYGSAEDFSYGEGKRLAEAVFFQEADFPVVAMRIPIVLGIDDYTRRLHFHIEHVQKGKPIGMPNPDAEIGFINSTEAARFLAWLGHSSITGPVNAASKGAITLSAMIHLIETVTGMQSQILTETVKEDMSPFGIEQSWTMETTKAEQAGYTFEPLMDWFPGLVREVALALQSER, from the coding sequence ATGAATAAAGTACTTATACTTGGGGGTACACGTTTTTTTGGTAAACGTCTGGTGGATCACTTGCTGTGGGAAGGGAAGTCTCAGATCACAGTCGCAACTCGTGGTAAAACGGATGTCGACTTCGGACCCGAAGTAAACCGAATCAAGATGGATCGTGAAGACCCGGAATCTCTGGCAGAGGTTGCGCAGACAGACATGTGGGATGTTGTGTACGATAATATCTGTTATTCACCGGATGCAGCGAAAGCGGCATGTGAAGCTTTTGCAGGGCGCACCAAAAGGTACGTTTTGACATCTACATTGTCTGTGTACGGTGATCCCAGACCTGGATTTAAGGAAACGGATTTTGACCCGTATACATATCCATTACACTATGGGAGTGCGGAGGATTTTTCGTATGGAGAAGGCAAACGACTTGCGGAGGCTGTATTTTTCCAGGAAGCGGATTTCCCGGTTGTGGCGATGCGCATTCCCATTGTACTCGGGATTGATGATTATACGAGAAGACTTCATTTTCATATTGAACATGTGCAAAAAGGAAAACCGATCGGCATGCCAAATCCGGATGCAGAGATTGGATTCATCAATTCCACAGAAGCGGCAAGATTTCTCGCCTGGCTTGGACATTCGTCCATTACCGGTCCGGTGAATGCAGCTTCCAAGGGTGCGATTACGCTGTCAGCCATGATTCATCTGATCGAGACGGTCACGGGCATGCAGTCCCAGATCCTCACGGAAACGGTGAAAGAGGACATGTCACCCTTCGGAATTGAGCAATCATGGACGATGGAGACGACCAAGGCAGAACAAGCAGGTTATACGTTTGAACCTCTGATGGACTGGTTCCCGGGACTCGTTCGTGAGGTCGCTCTTGCATTACAGTCGGAGCGGTAG